In Populus nigra chromosome 1, ddPopNigr1.1, whole genome shotgun sequence, one genomic interval encodes:
- the LOC133691736 gene encoding ADP,ATP carrier protein, mitochondrial-like has product MADSRQQPSVMQKMASQVHHSSSFSQGFQRPALHQRQFAYGNYSNAGFQYAMTRACQSTPDMSLIASSTSPVFVQAPSEKGLAGFAIDFLMGGVSAAVSKTAAAPIERVKLLIQNQDEMIKTGRLSEPYKGIGDCFSRTMKDEGMVSLWRGNTVNVIRYFPTQALNFAFKDYFKRLFNFKKDRDGYWKWFAGNLASGSAAGASSLLFVYSLDYARTRLTNDSKAAKKGGERQFNGLVDVYKKTMQSDGIAGLYRGFNISCVGIIVYRGLYFGMYDSLKPVVLTGKMQDSFFASFALGWVITNGAGLASYPIDTIRRRMMMTSGEAVKYKSSFDAFSQILKNEGAKSLFKGAGANILRAVAGAGVLAGYDKLQMIVFGKKFGSGGA; this is encoded by the exons ATGGCTGATAGCCGCCAGCAACCATCTGTCATGCAAAAGATGGCAAGCCAGGTCCATCACAGTTCTAGCTTTTCCCAAGGCTTTCAGAGACCTGCTTTACACCAAAGGCAGTTTGCATATGGAAATTATTCCAATGCAGGATTCCAGTATGCGATGACAAGGGCATGCCAATCCACCCCTGATATGTCATTGATTGCATCATCTACCTCACCAGTATTTGTCCAAGCCCCATCAGAGAAAGGCTTGGCTGGCTTTGCTATTGATTTTCTTATGGGTGGAGTTTCTGCAGCTGTGTCCAAAACTGCTGCAGCTCCCATTGAGCGTGTGAAGCTCTTGATCCAAAACCAGGATGAGATGATCAAGACTGGTCGACTCTCTGAACCATATAAGGGAATTGGAGATTGTTTCAGCAGAACAATGAAAGATGAGGGGATGGTGTCATTGTGGAGAGGAAACACTGTCAATGTTATCCGTTACTTCCCCACTCAG GCCCTGAACTTTGCATTCAAAGATTACTTTAAGAGGCTTTTCAACTTCAAGAAGGACCGTGATGGCTATTGGAAGTGGTTTGCTGGTAACTTGGCATCTGGTAGTGCTGCTGGTGCCTCATCACTACTCTTTGTCTATTCTTTGGATTATGCCCGAACCCGTCTTACCAATGATTCCAAGGCTGCAAAGAAGGGAGGAGAGAGGCAATTCAATGGCTTGGTTGATGTCTACAAGAAGACTATGCAATCAGATGGTATTGCTGGGCTTTACCGTGGATTTAACATTTCATGTGTTGGTATTATTGTGTACCGTGGTCTGTATTTTGGAATGTATGATTCTTTGAAGCCGGTTGTCCTAACTGGAAAGATGCAG GATAGCTTCTTTGCTAGCTTTGCTCTTGGTTGGGTCATCACCAACGGTGCTGGACTTGCATCCTATCCAATTGACACTATCCGCAGAAGAATGATGATGACATCTGGTGAAGCTGTTAAGTACAAGAGCTCCTTTGATGCATTCTCTCAGATCCTCAAGAACGAGGGTGCTAAATCCCTTTTCAAGGGTGCTGGTGCAAACATCCTCCGTGCTGTTGCTGGTGCTGGTGTGCTTGCCGGATATGACAAGCTTCAGATGATTGTGTTTGGGAAGAAGTTTGGTTCTGGTGGGGCCTAA
- the LOC133688156 gene encoding uncharacterized protein LOC133688156: MDNSGLGGRFLSGPNSGLLDLESPIHRHQQSQLGHPSLAHQHQVNLVGCFDNDHQPIGLTEVKGTPSKVYSANFGKGKAVSPFNCASSGNASEDDDQSFMEDGNGENSTSVKGKKGSPWQRMKWTDNVVRLLIAVVACVGDDGTLNAVEGLKRKSGLLQKKGKWKMVSKLMISKGCHVSPQQCEDKFNDLNKRYKRLNEILGRGTTCRVVENPVLMDSMPHLSAKAKDDVRKILGSKHLFYKEMCAYHNGQRIPNCQDLDLQGCSLPLERSSKDNNGSGEDEAEGNGDSDDGDDDDGESDNEENNNADEDGERGGQLCEGRVNDEHAHLWSQSGGQNSFDIEMAAIFQDPAVSPRERKEWIKKQRLQLLEQRVSIQAQTFELEKQRFKWLRYCSKKDKEFERLRLENEWRKLENEQSALQLRQKQLEMDFRSSEPSFDPACLGIDGVQGRDPIDLSRAQ; encoded by the coding sequence ATGGATAATTCGGGTTTGGGAGGTCGTTTTTTGTCAGGTCCAAATAGTGGTTTGTTAGACCTTGAGTCCCCGATTCATAGACACCAACAATCCCAGTTAGGTCATCCCTCCTTAGCGCACCAACATCAGGTGAACTTAGTGGGTTGTTTTGATAATGATCACCAACCAATTGGGCTAACGGAAGTGAAAGGTACACCATCAAAAGTATATTCAGCGAATTTTGGTAAAGGAAAAGCTGTTAGTCCTTTTAATTGTGCAAGCAGTGGCAATGCGAGCGAAGATGATGACCAGAGTTTTATGGAAGATGGGAATGGTGAGAATTCTACTAGTGTTAAGGGAAAAAAGGGATCTCCATGGCAGCGAATGAAATGGACAGATAATGTCGTTAGGCTTCTTATTGCAGTGGTTGCTTGTGTGGGTGATGATGGTACACTTAATGCTGTTGAGGGGCTTAAGAGAAAATCTGGGCTTTTGCAGAAGAAAGGTAAATGGAAAATGGTGTCGAAGCTAATGATTAGCAAGGGCTGTCATGTTTCACCACAACAGTGTGAGGATAAGTTCAATGATCTGAATAAGAGGTACAAGAGGCTGAACGAGATTCTTGGGAGGGGAACTACTTGTAGAGTGGTGGAGAACCCTGTTCTTATGGATTCAATGCCTCATCTTTCAGCCAAGGCAAAGGATGATGTCAGAAAGATATTGGGCTCaaaacatttgttttataaggaAATGTGTGCTTACCATAATGGGCAAAGAATACCCAATTGCCAGGATCTTGATCTACAAGGTTGTTCATTACCCCTTGAGAGGAGCTCGAAAGATAATAATGGGTCCGGGGAGGATGAAGCCGAGGGAAATGGTGAcagtgatgatggtgatgatgatgatggtgaatcagataatgaagaaaataataatgctGATGAGGACGGGGAGAGGGGAGGCCAGTTGTGTGAGGGGCGAGTGAATGATGAGCATGCCCATCTTTGGTCTCAATCAGGTGGGCAAAATAGTTTTGATATTGAAATGGCAGCGATTTTTCAAGACCCTGCAGTGTCACCACGGGAGAGAAAGGAGTGGATTAAGAAGCAGAGGTTGCAACTCCTAGAGCAAAGGGTGAGCATCCAGGCACAAACTTTTGAACTTGAGAAACAACGGTTCAAGTGGTTGAGATACTGCAGCAAGAAAGACAAGGAGTTCGAGAGGTTGAGGCTGGAGAATGAGTGGAGGAAACTGGAGAATGAGCAGAGTGCTTTGCAACTGAGGCAGAAGCAACTGGAAATGGATTTTAGGAGTTCAGAACCATCATTCGACCCTGCTTGCCTTGGTATTGATGGAGTGCAAGGAAGAGATCCAATTGATCTGAGCAGGGCTCAATAG